Genomic DNA from Nitrosarchaeum koreense MY1:
GATTTTGGTCTAAGTGTGCATACTACTTTTTTTAAATCATCTTTGATATTTTCTAATGTCTGTGGTATATCATCTGTTTTTAAAAAATCAAATCTTACTTCTGCATAGTCTGATTTTTTTAGTGCTTGTTTTAGATTGTTTTTGATCTTATTTGAAGAATTTTCTGCAATTGATACACACGTTTTGTATTTCATTTTTATTTTTCTAAAATATATTCATCTGATACTTCCATTCCAAAATGTCTACCTGTTGCAGATTTTGCATGAACCATTACTGAATCTCCTTTCTTGAGATGAGTCACTGATACAAGTTGACCGTTTGGTTTTACAAAGCGAATTGTTTCAGCGTCTTGTGCAATTATCCCTCCAATTTCTCCTCCTACAGATGCTTTAATCATCAACATTGGGCGTCTTTCTATTTTTGACCTTCCCACAGTAGCTCTTCTTGCTTTACCTTTAGAATTTATTATTAATACTTCAGAACCTGTTTCTACTTCTGAAAGGTAGTTTGTAGTTCCATCAGGAGATAATGTATAGCAATGAACTGCTCCAGCGTTTACTCTAAATGGTCTTGGTGATGTAAATGATGAACCTACTGATTCATTATGAACTAAAAATAGAAAATTTGATCTACTTCCAATAAGCATTCCTTCTCCCTTGTGTAACATTGATGCTGTATCGACACAAACTCTCTCACCGTCTCCTACTTCTTTAATCTCGATAATTTTTGCAGATTTCAAATCAAAGCTTCTAGTTCCTAAATACACCATAGCTTCTCTTACTTCACTAATTGAACCTGTATTGAAAATAACTCCGTCTACTCCAACTTCAAGTATTGAAAACATCTTTCTTACTTCCTCTGGTGTATTTGCCATAGCAAAAATTTTTGTATTAATTTTGTGAAGTTTTGCAATTATGTTTTCAAGTGGAATAATTTTCCAATCTTTTACTTCAACTATTACAAAATCCAGTCCTTTTTTTGCAACTGTTAAAATATTTTCAATGTCCTTGTTGGATAAAACCTCAAATTTCCTACCTATTTTTTTCCCCTTTGGTTTTGCCGAACCTTCTTTTTCAATTACTATATAATTTGCAGCAGATGATGGATACACCGTATCTAGTTTTGTCTTTTTAGAATTTAGTTTTTTTGGATCAAGATATACTGTCTTGATTCCTTCTTCTTCTAACTGTGGAAGAAATTTTGTTAATTGCGCTTGAGATACTTTGGGCGAAATTATTAATTCTCTAGTTTTGCTCAAGTTTTTTCATTGCTTCCTTTGCGGATTCTTTTCTGAAAATTATTGATGCTAATGCTTCTACTATCTTTTCTGGATTTTTATGTGCAAAAATATTTCTACCATATGTTACACCTTTAGCTCCAGCAGTCATTGCATCTTCTGTCATCTGTAAAATATCTAAATCTGTTTTAGTTTTTGGTCCTCCTGCAATAACAATAGGAACTGGAGTACTCTTTACAATTTTTGCAAATGAATCTACATCACCTGTGTATAATGTTTTAACAATATCTGCTCCGCACTCTGCTCCTATTCTTGCAACATGTCCTACAATTTCTGGGTCATGTGGATCTTTGATATTTTCGCCTCTTGGGTACATCATTGCTAATAATGGCATATCCCATTTGTGACACTGGTCAGCAGTCATTCCAAGCTGTTCTAACATCTCAGGTTCTTCTTTACCGCCGATGTTGATGTGAAGTGATACTCCATCTGCTCCTAGTCTTACAGCTTCTTCTACAGTCCCCGTTAGCATTTTACGATTAGGAGACATTGACAAAGAAGTACTGCTTGAAAAATGAACTAGTACGCCAATCTTTGTTGGTTTTGGTAATGTTTTGAGAATTCCTTTGTTAATTATGATGCTTGTAAGTCCATGTGTTTCACATCTGTAAATCATCGATGCCGGGTCTGCTAATCCTTCAATAGGACCATTTGAAATTCCATGATCCATTGGAATGCATAACATTTTTCCTTTTCTAAGAATTCGATTTAGTCGAATCTCGTGACCCGATACCATGGCTGAATCTGTTTTTAGTGCCCTACTTAAAAATAACGTGAATCTTTAACTCAAAATTATCTTATTTATGCATGAATATGTCTGATGTGTTGTTTTTTATCATCCTCTCAAGGAATAAATAGAAATCATAGATGTTGTTGAACAAGTTAATTGAGTCAAACTACTGAACAAATTAATCGAAGTGACATTGGAGATATTCTTGAAAATTCTCTAAATGGTCATAGACCAGGTCCTGAAGATTGTCTTAGATTATTAGAGTCTGATGATGTGCATCTAATGGGTCTAGTTTCTGGTCATTTGACAAGAAAGCAATTTGGAAAGAAGGTCTCTTTTGTAAATAATATTATTTTGAATTATACTAATGTCTGTATTACTGATTGTAAATTCTGTGCATTTTATCGCTCTCCTGGTTCTGATGATGCTTACACTTTATCTCTGGATCAAATTGAATCTCGGGTCAAGACTGCATGGGACATGTTTAAGATTAGACAAGTCTTGATTCAAGGTGGACACAATCCAAATCTGAAAATTGAATACTACGAAAATGCCTTTAAAATGATTAGACAAAAATTTCCAGAAGTCGGTGTACATGGACTTTCTGCATCTGAAATTGATATGATATCTAGAATTGAAAAATCATCCACAAAAGAAGTTTTATCTAGATTAAAAGAATCTGGATTACAATCAATTCCTGGTGCAGGAGCTGAAATTCTTGTAGACTCTGTTAAAGATGTGATTAGTCCAAAAAAAATATCCAGTACAGATTGGATTAGGATAATGGACGAAGCTCACTCTCTTGATATTCCCGCATCAGCAACTATGATGTATGGCCATGTAGAAAATAACGATGATATTGTAGATCACTTTTTTAAAATTGTAAAATTACAAGAAAAGACTAGTGGATTTATGGCATTTATTCCTTGGAATTTTGAGCCAAATAATACTTTGATGCAAGAAGAAAAATTAGTGGAGTATGGAACCGGTGGTACCCAATTGCTAAAAATGATAGCGATATCTAGACTTGTTTTTAATGGATTAATCCCACACATTCAGTCTTCATGGCTTACAAATGGAGTTGGAATGGCTCAACTCGCTCTTCAATATGGTGCAAATGATTTTGGTGGTACATTAATTGGTGAAGAGGTTGTTTCTTGTACCGGCTCACGTTCTACTGAACTAACTGGAAAATTGATTGTAGATGCAATTCATCAAATTGGTTATCAGGCAGAAGAGAGAGATAATTTCTACAATTCTATTGCTTTACTATAATCCATAACTAGACCATTTAGAATCTACTAGGTTTTTTGTTTCGTTATCTACCTTGACTAACTGTTGAATTTCTCTTTGGTACCCTTCTTCTCTAATTTTTTGAGTGGCATCAATTCCTAACTTTGAACCCAAATTTACCATTGGGGATGCAGGATCAAGCGTATCTGTAGGTGTGTTGTTGATAATTGTTGTATCGCGTGCAGCATCAGCTCTTGTGGTAATTGCCCAAATTACATCATTGATATCATGAACATTGATGTCTTCATCTACTACAACGAACATCTTTGTTAGTGCTAACTGTCCCATTCCCCATAACCCCATCATTACTTTCTTTGCTTGTCCTGGATATCTTTTCTTAATTGATATTATCGCAAAACCTTGGAACCATCCAGATGCTGGCATACTGAAATCAACAACTTCTGGATGAAACATTCGTATTAATGGCAAAAATGACTGCTCGATAACTTTGCCAATATATGCGTCTTCAAGGATAGGTTTGCCTACTACTGTTGTGACATAAATGGGATTTTTCCTTCTCATAATTCCAGTTAGTGTGAAAGTTGGGTATGGTTCAATCGGAGTGTAATATCCTGTATGATCTCCGAATGGTCCTTCGTCTCTGATGTCATGTGGGTCAACATATCCCTCCAAAACAATTTCTGCATTTGCAGGAACTTCCAAATCAATGGTTTTACATTTTACAGTTTTGATTCCTTTTTTTCTTGTAATTCCCGCAAACAAATACTTGTCAAGTCCTTCTGGAACTGGGGCAATTGATGAAAACACAGTTGCAGGTTCACATCCAATAATTACAGCTGCAGATATTTTCTCTCCGCGCTCTTTTGAAATCTCTCCGTGCTGTGCACCGCGTTTATGTTTTTGCCAGTGCATCATTGCATGCGTGCTATCTATAATTTGCATTCTATATACTCCAAGATTTCTAACTCCCGTTTCTGGATGTTTTGTTGCAACTAATCCTAATGTAATAAAACGTCCTGCGTCATTTGGCCATGATTTTAAAATTGGTAATTTATCAAAAGATGCATCATTTGAAGTAATCTCAGTTACTGGTCCACTGCTTTCTAGTTTAGGAAAAGATTCTGCCATTTTTGAAAGTTCAGGAAGTTTTTTTATCTTGTTTAGAAATCCCGACGGCATATCCATCTTTGTCATGTCTACAATTCTTTGTCCTATCTCTGTAAAGTCTGTCATCTCTAGTCCAATTTCCAATCTTTTCATTGAACCAAACGCATTGCCCAATACTGGCATGTCGTAATTTTTTACATTTTCAAAAAGTACAGCTGGACCATTTGAATACATCTCTCTTCTCAAAATTTCTGCAATTTCTAAATTTGAATCCACTTCTGTTTTTACTCTTTTTAATTCCCCCTTTTTTTCTAACTCTGTTACAAATTCATGGATGTCCTCAATTGCCATAATTTTACTAAAATTGAATCCAGTATAAGCTTAACTAGATTTACGCATGCTTGATATTTTAAAAATAATTCTAACGCATGGCATTTAATTCCTACCACTGGGAAATTATCTCATTGGTTGATGACAAATGTGTAGTTTGTAAAGGAACTGGTACTATTGAGTTATTGGGTTCTCAATGTCCATTTTGTAATGGAACCGGTGAATCAAACAAATTAGCCAAATCTTATCTTGACTCACATATCTGTCAATGCGTTTTTCTTGATAGAAAACGATGTCCATTATGTGGAAAGAGATGTCATCATGATACACCAAACAAACCAAAAATTTTACTTAGTTCTGAATAGAAATTTTACATTGGTGGAAGTTCGTTTTTTCTATCATGTCCACCAGAACCAAATTTACAATAGAAACATAATTCTGATTCCATGTATTTTAACTGCTCTACTTGAATTGCTCCCAATTTTAATGCAATTTTTGTTAAAATTCTATATTTTAATGGCATAGCTGGAATTACTTCTTGAGTATACACTCTATAATGATCAGGACAGAATTTTAGAGTTATTTTTGATGGTTCCTTGCCTTTCTGATTTACCTGCCTTGTAAAATTGATCTGTTCTCTAATGTATTCATGTTTTGGACAAGGACAATTTTTTCCTCCAGGGTGTTTGTATGCAGGAGTATTTTTCCAATCAAATCCCGGATACTCTTTTTCAAAATCATCCATAGTTACAGTTGGGTGTATTATGCATATAAAACTTGATCAAATTTTACTTTGATACTTGACCCAAATGTAAATAAACCCCGAAAATTCATCCAAACTAAATGTCGGCTGCTAAAAAGCAAACAAAACAAGATCTTGAAAACAAGATTGCCGAATTAGAAGCTAAATTAGATAAATTGGCAACACAGCTTGAAGCCAAACCAGCACCAAAACCTGCTGAGGTAAAACCTGCTGAGGTTGCAAAACCAGCACCAAAACCAGCTGAGGTTGCAAAGCCTGCTGAGGTTACAAAACCAAAAAGCGTATTGCCAAAAGGTTCTGAGCCAAAACCAGCAGATGTGCCAAAACCATCTGAGACAAAAGCATCACCGCCAGCTACTGTACAAGCAGCTTTAGAGAATGCTTATCAAAATGCCAAAATGACAGATTTCCATTGGTATAGGGCACATGTAACAGGTTATTCTCCAGCTCCAAACAGATACTTTGTAAGAAGAACTGCTCCTGTAGGTAAAGTTCCATCAGGAAATTGGAATGATCAAAAAGCTAAAGTTCCTGGATATACACAACCATCAAACCAATACTTTGCAACAAGACCTAGACTTGCATATCATCCAGCAGATAAAATGTTTGGAGGTTTCAGTGGTGTAACAATGACAGTTGATGGAGTAGTTGCACAAGCTCAAACACAGCAAGCACCTCCAAAACCAAGTAAAGGCACATTGCCAAAAGGATTCTAATTCAATCATTCTTTTATTTTCTATTTTTGATAAAATCCATATCCTCCTGACCGCATATGTTGTTTTAATTGATGTTTAATTTCAAAATTCATTTGTTTTTATTTTATAGTTCATTTTATATTTATGAAATTTTTACATATTATGATTTATTTTTTCCAATTAATTTTAACTAAATATTCAGTCTGATCAAAATGTAAATAAACAATGTAATATTTACTGAAAGGAATGGCAACTAAAAAGCAAACAAAACAAGATCTTGAAAACAAGATTGCCGAATTAGAAGCTAAATTAGATAAATTGGCAACACAGCTTGAAGCCAAACCAGCACCAAAACCTGCTGAGGTAAAACCTGCTGAGGTTGCAAAACCAGCACCAAAACCAGCTGAGGTTGCAAAGCCTGCTGAGGTTACAAAACCAAAAGGCGTATTGCCAAAAGGTTCTGAGCCAAAACCAGCAGATGTGCCAAAACCATCTGAGACAAAAGCATCACCGCCAGCTACTGTACAAGCAGCTTTAGAGAATGCTTATCAAAATGCCAAAATGACAGATTTCCATTGGTATAGGGCACATGTAACAGGTTATTCTCCAGCTCCAAACAGATACTTTGTAAGAAGAACTGCTCCTGTAGGTAAAGTTCCATCAGGAAATTGGAATGATCAAAAAGCTAAAGTTCCTGGATATACACAACCATCAAACCAATACTTTGCAACAAGACCTAGACTTGCATATCATCCAGCAGATAAAATGTTTGGAGGTTTCAGTGGTGTAACAATGACAGTTGATGGAGTAGTTGCACAAGCTCAAACACAGCAAGCACCTCCAAAACCAGCTGAGGCTGCAAAGCCAAAAGGTACACTGCCTAAAGGAGTAGAACAATCTCAAACTTCATCTACATCTGAAAGTTCTGGAAAGTCAAGAAAAGAACAATTAGAAGAATATGAAAAAGAGTATCTTCAAAGAATGGAACAACAAAGAATTGAAGATGAGAAAAGATACCAAGAAGCTGTTGCTGAAGAAGTAAAAACTAGAACAAATACAACACATGGTGCTTTACCAAAAGGATTTGAAGCAAAACCATCTCCTGAACCACCAAAAACTTCTAGAGGCACATTGCCAAAAGGATTCTAATTTTTATTCTCTTTTTATTTTTAATTTAATTTTAAAAAATCATCTAATACTTCCTTTGAATGTCCGGCTGGTTTTACCTTGGGATATACCTTGAAAATTTTTCCTTTCTCATCAACTAAAAATGTACTTCTTGCTACTCCCATGTACTCTCTTCCCATAAATTGCTTTTTACCCCATACTCCAAATTGTTTTGAAATTGTTTTATCGACATCTGCAAGAAGCGGATATTTTATTCCCATCTTATCGCAAAATTTCTTGTGTGAATTAACATCATCTGGGCTAATTCCTATGATTTCGATTCCTGCTTTTTGAAATTTTTTATAATCTTTGGAAAACTCATCAGCCTCTGTTGTGCATCCTGGCGTAAAGTCTTTAGGATAAAAATAGATTACATGCTTTTTGCCCTTAAAGTCACTTGATTTGACACTGTTTCCATTTGCATCTTTTACTTCAAATTTTGGAACTAATTCTCCTTCTTCTAACATATTATGTTTGAAGATATTTTGACCATTAATTACTTTTTGACTTTGATAATTATCCCACTTCGAATGTTTTATATGGAAATTAGAATGGCTTTAGCTTAATGGTTAACCCAAGAGCATATCTTGCAGAAGCAATTGCAACATATGGTTTAGTATTTTTTGGTCCGCTTTCTGTAATTATTGCAGTAGCCTCTTTTGGAGAAACTCTGACAACCCAATCTGTATTGTTT
This window encodes:
- a CDS encoding 3-dehydroquinate synthase II, which codes for MSKTRELIISPKVSQAQLTKFLPQLEEEGIKTVYLDPKKLNSKKTKLDTVYPSSAANYIVIEKEGSAKPKGKKIGRKFEVLSNKDIENILTVAKKGLDFVIVEVKDWKIIPLENIIAKLHKINTKIFAMANTPEEVRKMFSILEVGVDGVIFNTGSISEVREAMVYLGTRSFDLKSAKIIEIKEVGDGERVCVDTASMLHKGEGMLIGSRSNFLFLVHNESVGSSFTSPRPFRVNAGAVHCYTLSPDGTTNYLSEVETGSEVLIINSKGKARRATVGRSKIERRPMLMIKASVGGEIGGIIAQDAETIRFVKPNGQLVSVTHLKKGDSVMVHAKSATGRHFGMEVSDEYILEK
- a CDS encoding 2-amino-3,7-dideoxy-D-threo-hept-6-ulosonate synthase, encoding MVSGHEIRLNRILRKGKMLCIPMDHGISNGPIEGLADPASMIYRCETHGLTSIIINKGILKTLPKPTKIGVLVHFSSSTSLSMSPNRKMLTGTVEEAVRLGADGVSLHINIGGKEEPEMLEQLGMTADQCHKWDMPLLAMMYPRGENIKDPHDPEIVGHVARIGAECGADIVKTLYTGDVDSFAKIVKSTPVPIVIAGGPKTKTDLDILQMTEDAMTAGAKGVTYGRNIFAHKNPEKIVEALASIIFRKESAKEAMKKLEQN
- a CDS encoding CofH family radical SAM protein, with translation MSQTTEQINRSDIGDILENSLNGHRPGPEDCLRLLESDDVHLMGLVSGHLTRKQFGKKVSFVNNIILNYTNVCITDCKFCAFYRSPGSDDAYTLSLDQIESRVKTAWDMFKIRQVLIQGGHNPNLKIEYYENAFKMIRQKFPEVGVHGLSASEIDMISRIEKSSTKEVLSRLKESGLQSIPGAGAEILVDSVKDVISPKKISSTDWIRIMDEAHSLDIPASATMMYGHVENNDDIVDHFFKIVKLQEKTSGFMAFIPWNFEPNNTLMQEEKLVEYGTGGTQLLKMIAISRLVFNGLIPHIQSSWLTNGVGMAQLALQYGANDFGGTLIGEEVVSCTGSRSTELTGKLIVDAIHQIGYQAEERDNFYNSIALL
- the bcp gene encoding thioredoxin-dependent thiol peroxidase, yielding MLEEGELVPKFEVKDANGNSVKSSDFKGKKHVIYFYPKDFTPGCTTEADEFSKDYKKFQKAGIEIIGISPDDVNSHKKFCDKMGIKYPLLADVDKTISKQFGVWGKKQFMGREYMGVARSTFLVDEKGKIFKVYPKVKPAGHSKEVLDDFLKLN
- a CDS encoding menaquinone biosynthesis decarboxylase; translated protein: MAIEDIHEFVTELEKKGELKRVKTEVDSNLEIAEILRREMYSNGPAVLFENVKNYDMPVLGNAFGSMKRLEIGLEMTDFTEIGQRIVDMTKMDMPSGFLNKIKKLPELSKMAESFPKLESSGPVTEITSNDASFDKLPILKSWPNDAGRFITLGLVATKHPETGVRNLGVYRMQIIDSTHAMMHWQKHKRGAQHGEISKERGEKISAAVIIGCEPATVFSSIAPVPEGLDKYLFAGITRKKGIKTVKCKTIDLEVPANAEIVLEGYVDPHDIRDEGPFGDHTGYYTPIEPYPTFTLTGIMRRKNPIYVTTVVGKPILEDAYIGKVIEQSFLPLIRMFHPEVVDFSMPASGWFQGFAIISIKKRYPGQAKKVMMGLWGMGQLALTKMFVVVDEDINVHDINDVIWAITTRADAARDTTIINNTPTDTLDPASPMVNLGSKLGIDATQKIREEGYQREIQQLVKVDNETKNLVDSKWSSYGL